From a region of the Cyprinus carpio isolate SPL01 unplaced genomic scaffold, ASM1834038v1 S000006497, whole genome shotgun sequence genome:
- the LOC122143746 gene encoding vegetative cell wall protein gp1-like — MTKPKFRPCPSCQVRQQANRKTCSACFATLPSKRLLKTAKINDDWGQRVVKNKNASRVVASAQIAVQKLSALGYMPILFISQRHKGTGKLMADVVTHLPPTQNNTRFLTSMKRAYDFIIKLDDVPQPQPQQDQPLHLDQPLPQDQPLPLDQLIPQDQPPDQPLPLDQPQKDQLLPLDQLIPQNQPVDQPQPAPERPAPRPAPARPAPAPRPANPTRSAPRPAPERPAPVPRPANPTRPAPARPAPAPRPANPTRPAYPNRPANY, encoded by the exons ATGACAAAGCCAAAATTCAGGCCTTGCCCAAGCTGCCAAGTCCGTCAGCAGGCCAACCGCAAAACATGCAGTGCTTGTTTTGCCACACTGCCAAGCAAGCGGttattaaaaactgcaaaaattaatGATGACTGGGGCCAGAGGGTcgtcaaaaacaaaaatgcatctcGGGTGGTGGCCTCTGCCCAAATAGCT GTCCAAAAACTTTCTGCCTTGGGCTATATGCCCATATTATTTATCAGCCAGAGGCACAAGGGCACAGGCAAGTTGATGGCAGATGTAGTCACGCATCTGCCACCGACGCAAAACAACACACGTTTCTTAACCAGCATGAAGAGGGCATATGACTTCATAATCAAACTGGATG ATGTGCCCCAGCCCCAGCCCCAGCAAGACCAGCCCCTCCACCTAGACCAACCCCTACCCCAAGACCAGCCCCTGCCCCTAGACCAGCTAATCCCACAAGACCAGCCCCCAGACCAGCCTCTGCCCCTAGACCAGCCCCAGAAAGACCAGCTCCTGCCCCTAGACCAGCTAATCCCACAAAACCAGCCCGTAGACCAGCCCCA ACCAGCCCCAGAAAGACCAGCCCCTAGACCAGCCCCAGCAAGACCAGCCCCTGCCCCTAGACCAGCTAATCCCACAAGATCAGCCCCTAGACCAGCCCCAGAAAGACCAGCCCCTGTCCCTAGACCAGCTAATCCCACAAGACCAGCCCCAGCAAGACCAGCCCCTGCCCCTAGACCAGCTAATCCCACAAGACCAGCCTACCCCAACAGACCAGCAAATTATTAA